A single genomic interval of Bradyrhizobium sp. sBnM-33 harbors:
- a CDS encoding DUF808 domain-containing protein produces MSIGLIGLLDDVAGIAKVAAASLDDVASQAARAGAKAAGVVIDDTAVTPGYVIGFEPKRELPIVGRIAAGSLRNKLLILLPAALVLSYFLPWTITPLLMLGGVYLCYEGVEKVLEAVMPHQAHQHEAQLGSVSLNAQSVEDEKVASAIKTDFILSAEIMAITLAALPAGSIWKQALVLAVVAIGITVAVYGVVALIVKADDVGVALARSDRASALGRALGRGIVRSMPVLLKLLSVIGTAAMIWVGGGIILHGLEVFGPPAIEHAVKAAAEAAAHAVPPVAAIVEWMVEAAISGVIGLLIGAASIPVVGFVIAPAWKAVKAVLQGGR; encoded by the coding sequence ATGAGTATCGGGCTGATCGGCCTTCTCGACGATGTCGCTGGTATCGCGAAGGTAGCCGCAGCCTCCCTCGATGATGTCGCTAGCCAGGCCGCCAGGGCGGGCGCAAAAGCCGCAGGCGTCGTGATCGACGATACCGCGGTCACGCCCGGTTACGTGATCGGGTTCGAGCCGAAGCGCGAGCTTCCCATTGTGGGCAGGATCGCCGCAGGATCGCTGCGCAACAAGCTGTTGATTCTGCTGCCAGCCGCCTTGGTGCTGAGCTACTTCCTCCCCTGGACGATCACGCCGCTGCTGATGCTGGGCGGCGTCTATCTTTGCTACGAAGGGGTCGAGAAAGTGCTGGAAGCGGTCATGCCCCATCAGGCACACCAGCACGAGGCCCAGCTCGGCTCGGTGTCGTTGAACGCTCAGTCAGTCGAAGACGAGAAGGTCGCAAGCGCGATCAAGACCGACTTCATCCTTTCAGCCGAGATCATGGCGATCACGCTGGCGGCGCTCCCAGCGGGGAGCATTTGGAAGCAGGCGCTCGTGTTGGCGGTCGTGGCGATCGGAATCACCGTCGCCGTGTATGGCGTGGTCGCGCTGATCGTGAAGGCCGACGATGTCGGCGTGGCTCTGGCGCGGAGCGACCGCGCCTCGGCTCTAGGCCGCGCGCTCGGACGCGGCATCGTTCGCAGCATGCCCGTGCTTCTGAAACTCCTCAGTGTGATCGGCACCGCCGCCATGATCTGGGTGGGCGGCGGCATCATCCTGCATGGCCTCGAGGTCTTCGGCCCGCCCGCGATCGAACACGCCGTCAAGGCGGCGGCCGAGGCTGCGGCGCACGCGGTGCCGCCCGTCGCCGCGATTGTCGAATGGATGGTTGAGGCCGCCATCTCCGGTGTCATCGGATTGCTGATCGGCGCCGCATCGATTCCGGTCGTCGGATTTGTCATCGCGCCCGCGTGGAAAGCCGTGAAAGCTGTTCTGCAAGGAGGTCGGTAG